The following proteins come from a genomic window of Alnus glutinosa chromosome 10, dhAlnGlut1.1, whole genome shotgun sequence:
- the LOC133879420 gene encoding UPF0481 protein At3g47200-like, with product MAKTSSSNQTSITIRDIVTEVTSSIQGKLCQKSPIPSKCSIFRVPDRLRKHNEKAFEPELVSIGPFHHGKEKLQAMEKIKLWYLHCLLDRAPTTRTTLKCFVEAIGIIEQECRACYAEEILVPEKDFIEMLVVDGCFILELFRKGSGQVQPDIEDPVFYMPWMKWRISNDVKLLENQLPWRVLDCLFYLTKSHAEETSLPNLVLSSYGCIWPPRDDLKHDHILDCLRNSAIGASIVKPAPKTLQRNLITSMEQIPSVIELVQAGVKFKAGDRKNSPLDVTFKDGVMTIPPLMVWEDARSAYRNLIAFEQCDPSKDFEATSYAKLLADLINNNQDVAFLKDKGILCLYLGIEDVASIYNRLYSDASVGSFLYSDLYREVNAYCRRPCNRWRATLRRGYFGNPWSIISLMAAFLILVFTFSQTLYSVLSYYKRPS from the coding sequence ATGGCAAAAACGAGTAGTAGCAATCAAACATCCATCACTATTAGAGATATTGTAACAGAAGTGACATCTTCGATTCAAGGAAAGCTTTGCCAGAAATCTCCAATTCCATCTAAATGTTCCATATTTAGAGTCCCGGATAGACTACGCAAGCATAATGAAAAGGCTTTCGAGCCAGAGTTGGTTTCAATTGGCCCATTTCACCACGGGAAGGAGAAGCTGCAAGCAATGGAAAAAATTAAGTTATGGTATTTGCATTGCCTCCTCGATCGAGCACCAACTACGAGAACTACTTTGAAGTGCTTTGTAGAAGCTATTGGAATAATTGAGCAAGAGTGTCGTGCATGTTACGCTGAAGAAATTCTTGTTCCTGAAAAAGATTTCATAGAGATGCTTGTGGTTGATGGTTGTTTTATCCTTGAATTATTCCGCAAAGGTTCGGGGCAGGTGCAACCAGACATTGAAGATCCGGTGTTCTATATGCCATGGATGAAGTGGAGAATATCAAATGACGTGAAGCTACTTGAGAATCAGCTTCCTTGGCGCGTGCTTGATTGCTTGTTCTACCTAACCAAATCACATGCTGAAGAGACATCCCTACCTAATCTTGTCCTTTCGTCTTATGGATGTATATGGCCCCCTCGTGATGACCTCAAACACGATCATATACTCGATTGCCTACGAAACTCCGCAATTGGAGCATCCATAGTAAAACCGGCCCCTAAAACTTTGCAAAGAAACCTCATCACGTCTATGGAGCAAATTCCATCTGTGATAGAACTTGTGCAAGCTGGAGTTAAATTCAAAGCTGGAGACAGAAAAAACAGCCCTCTTGATGTAACTTTCAAAGATGGAGTGATGACAATCCCACCGTTAATGGTTTGGGAGGATGCAAGATCTGCATATAGAAATTTAATTGCATTTGAACAATGTGATCCAAGCAAAGACTTTGAAGCCACCTCTTATGCTAAGCTCCTTGCTGACCTTATTAACAATAACCAAGATGTGGCTTTTCTAAAAGACAAAGGAATTCTATGTCTCTATTTGGGCATTGAGGACGTAGCAAGTATCTACAATAGGCTTTATAGTGATGCTTCAGTTGGTTCTTTCCTTTACTCTGACCTCTACCGTGAAGTGAATGCATATTGTAGGCGCCCTTGCAATCGATGGCGAGCAACGTTGAGGCGTGGCTATTTTGGCAACCCATGGTCGATCATATCACTCATGGCTGCATTCTTGATTCTAGTTTTCACTTTTTCACAAACCCTTTATTCTGTCCTTTCTTACTATAAACGCCCCTCCTAA
- the LOC133880421 gene encoding UPF0481 protein At3g47200-like: MKEQIMAKTSSSNQTSITIRDIVTEVTSSIQGKLCQKSPIPSKCSIFRVPDRLRKHNEKAFEPELVSIGPFHHGKEKLQAMEKIKLWYLHCLLDRAQTTRTTLKCFVEAIGRIEKECRACYAEEILVPEKDFIEMLVVDGCFILELFRKCSGQVQPDIEDPVFYMPWMNWRLANDVRLLENQLPWRVLDCLFYLTKSHAEETSLPNLVLSSYGFIWPLRDNLKHDHILDCLRNSAIGTSTVKPAPKTLQRYLITSMEQIPSVIELVQAGVKFKAGDKNNSPLDVTFKDGVMTIPPLNVWEDIRSVYRNFIAFEQCDPSKDFEITSYAKLLADLINNNQDVDFLKDKGILSLYLGTEDVASIYNRLYSDASVGAFLYSDLYREVNAYCRRPCNRWRATFKRDYFGNPWSIISLMAAFLILVFTFSQTLYSVLSYHKRPS; this comes from the coding sequence atgaaAGAACAAATCATGGCAAAAACGAGTAGTAGCAATCAAACATCCATCACTATTAGAGATATTGTAACAGAAGTGACATCTTCGATTCAAGGAAAGCTTTGCCAAAAATCTCCAATACCATCTAAATGTTCCATATTTAGAGTCCCGGATAGACTACGCAAGCATAATGAAAAGGCTTTTGAGCCAGAGTTAGTTTCAATTGGCCCATTTCACCATGGGAAGGAGAAGTTGCAAGCAATGGAAAAAATTAAGTTATGGTATTTGCATTGCCTCCTCGATCGAGCACAAACTACGAGAACTACTTTGAAGTGCTTTGTAGAAGCTATTGGAAGAATTGAGAAAGAGTGTCGTGCATGCTACGCGGAAGAAATTCTTGTTCCTGAAAAAGATTTCATAGAGATGCTTGTGGTTGATGGTTGTTTTATCCTTGAATTATTCCGTAAATGTTCGGGGCAGGTGCAACCAGACATTGAAGATCCGGTGTTCTATATGCCATGGATGAATTGGAGATTAGCAAATGACGTGAGGCTACTTGAGAATCAGCTTCCTTGGCGCGTGCTAGATTGCTTGTTCTACCTAACCAAATCACATGCTGAAGAGACATCCCTACCTAATCTTGTCCTTTCGTCTTATGGATTTATATGGCCCCTTCGTGATAACCTCAAACACGATCATATACTTGATTGCCTACGAAACTCCGCAATTGGAACATCCACAGTAAAACCAGCCCCTAAAACTTTGCAAAGATACCTCATCACGTCTATGGAGCAGATTCCATCTGTGATAGAACTTGTGCAAGCAGGAGTTAAATTCAAAGCTGGAGACAAAAATAACAGCCCTCTTGATGTAACTTTCAAAGATGGAGTGATGACAATCCCACCGTTAAATGTTTGGGAGGATATAAGATCTGTATACAGAAATTTCATTGCATTTGAACAATGTGATCCAAGCAAAGACTTTGAAATCACCTCTTATGCTAAGCTCCTTGCTGACCTTATTAACAATAACCAAGATGTGGATTTTCTAAAAGACAAAGGAATTCTAAGTCTCTATTTGGGTACTGAGGACGTAGCAAGTATCTACAATAGGCTTTATAGTGATGCTTCAGTTGGTGCTTTCCTTTACTCAGACCTCTACCGTGAAGTGAATGCATATTGTAGGCGCCCTTGCAATCGATGGCGAGCAACGTTTAAGCGTGACTATTTTGGCAACCCATGGTCGATCATATCGCTCATGGCTGCATTCTTGATTCTAGTTTTCACTTTTTCACAAACCCTTTATTCTGTCCTTTCTTACCATAAACGCCCCTCCTAA